GGACTGATTCCGGATGGCCAGCACACCAATTCCGGTGGCGTGGTTGGCTCGGTCGACACAATCATTGGCACCGACTATGCCACGCGCGACGCCGGCGGAACGCTGGACACCCTTCTGCGAATGCGGGACGCCGTGGCGAGTGGCGATGGTGAGGAAATCGAGCGATTGCAGGCAAAATTGGACGTCGATTTGGACCGTGCCAGCCGCACGCGAGGCAAGGTTGGCGTTTGGACGCAAAACCTAGATTCGCTCAAAGCTGCGTCCGAACAGCGGGTCATCCAATTGAAAAGCCAGTTGTCGGACGAGGTCGATGCCGACCTAACCACCGTGATCAGCGACCTGAGCCAACGCCAAATTGCCCTCGAAGCGTCGATGCGAGTCATCGGACAAGCGTCTCAAATGACGGTCCTGAACTACTTGTAACGATTTTGTCGATTCTGCGTCCCAACCCGCCGATGAAAGAAGTACTGAAGTGTCATCACTTCGGTTTTTCGAGCGAGTCCGTTAACAGACGATTGGGAAAAGACCATGCGGATCGACACGCAGCGTTTCGGCACATTGCGACTCAACGCGAATCAACTGTTCCTGTTTCCGCAGGGATTAATTGGCATGGAAACCCTTCGTCAGTGGGCGTTACTGCCTGATCCTCAGAACGAGTCCGTGGCGTGGTTGCAAAGTGCGTCGCGCGGCGACCGAGCCATTGCACTGGTCAGCCCGCGAGCGTTCTTCGAAGACTACCGCGTTCACGTCACTCGCCGCGAACTTGCATGCTTGCATATGCAACCCGGAGCCGAGATGTACGTAATGACGACCGTCTCGGGACACGTCGGTAAATTAACCACCAACTTACGGTCACCGTTGCTCTTGAACCTTAGCCGTCGACTCGGTTGCCAGGTCATCACCAGCGACGATCAACCGATCCAACGCCCACTGCCGCTGGCAAGCCAAGCCGCAGCATCGATGGCCGAAGTCCTGCGGGCAGCGTAAGTTCACAGTGAACTGCGGCAAACACACGGATACACTCACTCTCCCGCTCGCGGGAGAGTGACAATCTGAAATTGCTTCCGTACGATCCCCACGTTCCCGTCTAGTCCGCTGAACCCCATCTGAGGTCGCGGCGTGCGACTAATTGGAACGTAGGCTAGTCCGCACGACCGACACCAGCGGACTTTGGCACGCGTGGTTCAATTTAGCACAGTAGGTGGTCGATGAATCCCTTGTCGAGACGTTGCTGCTCTTGCCTCTAAAGCGGATGCGAGCCTGCGGTCGAAAACAACCATCATTCTCGGGGCGATTGTCCGCTTCCCGAACTAGACCCCATCCCCACATAGATCACCACGAGGACAACATGCTCGTCCTTTCCAGGCACCGCGACGAAAGCATCATGATTGGCGACGATGTCGTGGTGACCATCGTTGACATTCGAGGCGACAAAGTTCGTCTCGGTATCGAAGCACCACAATCGATCCCCGTACACCGTCAAGAAGTGTATGACGCGATCCAGCGTGAAAACCGCCGGGCCACTCAAACTGGCACCGGCGCCACAAAGGACGTTCAACCGCCAAAGAACTAACGTTCACGACGGTTCCAGACGTT
The DNA window shown above is from Rubripirellula reticaptiva and carries:
- the fliW gene encoding flagellar assembly protein FliW; its protein translation is MRIDTQRFGTLRLNANQLFLFPQGLIGMETLRQWALLPDPQNESVAWLQSASRGDRAIALVSPRAFFEDYRVHVTRRELACLHMQPGAEMYVMTTVSGHVGKLTTNLRSPLLLNLSRRLGCQVITSDDQPIQRPLPLASQAAASMAEVLRAA
- the csrA gene encoding carbon storage regulator CsrA, with product MLVLSRHRDESIMIGDDVVVTIVDIRGDKVRLGIEAPQSIPVHRQEVYDAIQRENRRATQTGTGATKDVQPPKN